TATAGTGTGATTTTTTCCTCGTTCTTGGTCTTTCTTCCACGCTTAGGTATCGgtatcaataaaaatgaagaaaaaaaaccttcttaTACAACTTACTCGTAAATGAACGAACGAACCACAACTTCAACCATTTCTGACGACTCAGACATCCACACTCAATTATCAGAGAAATATTGGgaaaaaaagtgatttctctttgaggtttttacgaaatatttccgaaatttgatttgagagaaaaataaattgttgatttgGTGGTTTGTAGCGAAATTGTGTATAAATAGTAATCTAATTGATGGAAAAGTTGTCATTGCTGATTGAATTGTGGTACCATAACGACATTACAGTCAAATTGGTGCAGTTGATTTTTCAACGTTAAGCTAAATATCGTGAAATGGTGTCAAAGTTGACCCTGAGTGTTGcggtttttgtttgtgttgtgGCTAGTGTCAGTGCTCGACGCATCTATGAAGATTTAGACGTTGCTGCATCCGACGATGCGGAAGTAGCTGCATCCGATAAGGGAAAAGAAGAATGGCAAAAGAAAGGTGGAGGGAATGATCATCAGAAGCATGAAGATTCAAAGAAAGGCGAGAAGGGCGAGAAAGGTTACAAAGGGGCGCATGAATATGCTAAGGGCGATAAGGGACATCACGATAAAGAAGGCCATAAGGGAGAATATGAAGATGAAAAGGGTCACAAAAAGAAACACCACGACGACAGTGACTACTCTCATGAGGCTAAAAAAGGTGAGAAAGGCGAAAAAGGACATAAGTACGAAGAAAAGGGAAGCTTTAGCAAGGGTCACTCGACGAAGGGACATCATGAAATTCACAAATTAGACGAGTTCAAGAAGAACAAGAAATTCTTTGATGAAGACGGTGATGAAGGATTCGACGAAAAGTACGGTGACTTCCATGAAGAACATGCGCATAAAAAAGGCGGCTCACATAAAAAAGGACACAAGAAGGGTGCTCATGAGCACGGCGGACACGGTAAGTTATCAAAAGCTTGTATTTCTGCAGCGAATACGtaacattcaattttatgcGAATCTGAATAGGCAAAAAAGGAAGCGATCATAAAGGCTCTCACCACTCAGAACATAAAGGCCACAAGGGCGATAAAGGACATGATGAACACCACGGTCACAAGTCTGAACACGCCAAGAAGGGTAAGCATATTGTTTCTATGCAatcagaataatttttttatttaaaaacaaacttGAAGGCGGAAGTGAACATCACAAAAAGTATGGacacaaaaaaggaaaaggaGGTCACTAAGACGTAGCTGCATACCAAATTTTGTAGTTGATAAGTTCGTCGTTCATTATATCACCActgatcatttttatttatgaaaattttttgttaattgttGAATATATTGAGTTCATTCcagtttttgaatgaattttgttcGAACGCAACATGAGTGTTTTTCGTCGGTTCATCAGAAAATTGTTCTTTGAGTGTCTTCTCGTTagacattttgttgaaattacaattacaatccaattttCCTTGTTCAATCCACTTGCATTACCAACATTATGACATTTACGTATATATACGTGATGGGTATATCACATTTGGATTGAATAACGGATTgcattctcaaaaatatttcttggaaaattaaggataatattggaaaatgtagaaaatttatgaaaatgttttcccaaaaaaagcAGCTGCTAGAGATAACTCCTAGGATCGAGGTACTCAGTCAAGGAACGAATGGAGTGGTTCTCTGTATGTACTTAAATCGACTAAATTTAAtcttattttcataaaaagtgCTTCAGTCGGTCTTAGTTCTACCttacaaattttgattggTAAACTTTCGTAATTGCACTGTGTATATTTCCACgactttttttgtgtaactGTCCAttgattttttctctttcaaaaCGATTTCGAATGACAGGACCTCGATAGCCTAGCCACATTCTCTAAAGTTCAACCAAACATATAATTCTTGCTAGTGAATATCTTTCTGTCAATTTAACTAACGCCTTTCGTGGCATGTTCACTGAGAAATGTCATcaataaatgacaaaatttctaattattcgatgcaatatcaatcgaatgttgtatcgataatcgataaatatgaaatgataatcgaattatcagtcgatatttatcgattgtcagtcgatatttatcgattgtcagtcgatatttatcgattgtcagtcgatatttatcgattatctgTCAATACTTCCTTATCGATTATcggtcgatatttatcgattgtcagtcgatatttatcgattgtcagtcaatatttatcgattgtcagtcaatatttatcgattgtcagtcgatatttatcgattgtcagtcgatatttatcaaTTGTcaatcgatatttatcgattatcggtcaatatttaccgattatcTGTCGATACTTCCTTATCCATTTATCGGTCGATACTTCCTTATTGATTATCGGTCGATACTTCCTTATTGATTATCGGTCGATACTTCCTTATCGATTATCGGTCGATATGTCGATATTTATCAATCATCGATTCTAaggaaataatcgatattttatcaatcgaatgaattatcgaacatCCTACGTAgacatgggcgataatgataatgattattgataattatcgattatcaataatcgataattatcgacttttttttatcgaaaattaccaaaaaaaaaaatatcgataattgataattattgatattttgataattatcaagatatcgataattcgatatatcgatatttcggtctgaaaatccaatatttattgatatattccgatatatcggtatattatcatgaattttcagataaatatcgatattttgatattatcgataattttgaacgtctcccataCCTAATCCTACGCCTTTCCTCTAATTCCGTATCTGAGGAGACTTACGACACTTAAAGTGTTAGTCTGAcgtattaaattaaaaagttatgTAAACTTTCCACCAAAATCTTCTTTTGATAATTATTACGCCTTTCACATTAAAACACCAGCTGGATGCAACAAATATTCGCAATGGATCGTAATAaattatgtgataaaatcagcattgaaaactaattcctAAAGATAAAGTCTTCATCACACCAATTATGCATATGAATAATTATTAGTCTTTACgacgaaataaatttcttaatCTTTCCCCAGCGAACCGTTAAGCAACGAATATGATTCCTTCACTTTTATGCTAACCTCACGTATACCTAACACTAACACACATGTATTATAATGTCTAGGCAAAATACCGTGAAGTCATGTAAGATTTAGGTAtggaataattttcattttcaaaaataataatcgtcTAGACGGTGAAATTTCGTTGCTTAAAATATACACACAACAAATTGGCTGAGGTTAAATGACTGGGGTacaaggaataaaaaaaaactgttttcgacACAAAAGCCACAATcgaatatttatatatttacctcgatgtttactctttttttAACAGCTTTGCTAAACGGTACTAATGTGTTATTGATGTAGTTTAGTTCCTCCATCCTCCATCGTTGTCGATcgagaaataaattcgaaaaaagcaaaatttttaaaaataaaatctcttTTCCGACAATTtcatctattttctgttggaaaaaatattttcccccTTTCTTGTCGTCACTATTCTTCCATTTATACAAATGATTGTATACGTACGAAGAGCATTGTAAATCTTTTCTTATAATAACCACTTACAGGGCTATTTACTCTTTTAATACTTTAATGTATTGACCCGTAAAAGTACGGGGGATAAGCCTTTAagagaagttttttttcttcaaggaaaaaaaatgtgtgcaaAGAAATACAGCAAAAAGCGATAATAGCCAATCTTATACTTATACGGACGAAGTGACAGATAAAATTCACACTACCgaaatgaaatagaaaatgtttatcgGAATGGAAGACGTTCTCAGGGAAACGATACATAGAAAAAAAGCATTATGTGAGCTTTGCCATAATCATCTGGTTAATGATATCGCTTTAACAATATGACGTTATTTGAATTGCTGTCGGGTTTATGAAATTtgcaatggaccctttgcaaatttgtagcctacaggcggaaaaatattcgttttttgatgatttctctgaacgaaaatctttttttgaaacagtaaaaccattaaagcgcGCAagaatgtgttacttttaaagggaAAATTGGTTTGTAGGTCATAACTTATCCCTCtcggagaaacctttgcagattgtgtaatagtatattacttccgaggttccaagttgtgtatttgataagtggggtgttacagcccggcccgaaggggagggctgtattcccaaCTTgtcaacttggaacctcgtaagtacaatgctttacaattaggcaatgtaaataaaaatgaaacatgccgtaacacgtaaatttatgtaatcagCACatgtttctccaagtgggttaagttacGACTCACAATTTTCCcatcaaaagtaacacatttttgcgtgctttgatggctttacttaaaaaaaagattttggtttagagaaatcatcaaaaaacgaatattttccacCCTAAAAGTAGGCTACAGGATCCtagcgatttaaaaaaaaaatatcaaatgagTTGAACGAAAATGAGTTTAGTGAAAGTTTCTTcgtttaagagtgatatcgcgaaatcttcgaacaactttGGGACAAGGTGTCACGGATATTATTGACTTATGGCTGATTCGATTCGTTAAACtgttgcgagtaaaacgtgGTACCACGTTTGGTTTCATATATTTTAGTCGATTAAAACCATTTtgggaaaaaacttttttagctaggcttgtaggccttgaagagacgcacattttgagta
This region of Bradysia coprophila strain Holo2 chromosome IV, BU_Bcop_v1, whole genome shotgun sequence genomic DNA includes:
- the LOC119066226 gene encoding cylicin-2-like yields the protein MVSKLTLSVAVFVCVVASVSARRIYEDLDVAASDDAEVAASDKGKEEWQKKGGGNDHQKHEDSKKGEKGEKGYKGAHEYAKGDKGHHDKEGHKGEYEDEKGHKKKHHDDSDYSHEAKKGEKGEKGHKYEEKGSFSKGHSTKGHHEIHKLDEFKKNKKFFDEDGDEGFDEKYGDFHEEHAHKKGGSHKKGHKKGAHEHGGHGKKGSDHKGSHHSEHKGHKGDKGHDEHHGHKSEHAKKGGSEHHKKYGHKKGKGGH